A stretch of Dehalococcoidales bacterium DNA encodes these proteins:
- a CDS encoding NADH:flavin oxidoreductase produces the protein MKLFEPITIRGMEVPNRIVYPAIQMNMGLTNRRARSFYAERARGGAGLVITANTAIDNLACEELWDGAEGLAAFIGRLRAFADQVHEAGGKIGLQLWQANRFPQGRGTQVSSQEKYPDSGERIAPSAREDMRELTIPEIEAIIYRFAKGARNVRDAGFDCVELHGAHAYLPCQFTNPDLNRRTDKYGDSPAGRMQFGIDLVTAVRAFVGPDFPVLFRLGALEKDGEIDADSITYARELEKAGVDCLDISTGGWGKVPVSPVKRNKMGSLVYLAEPIKKAVSIPVIAVGKINTPEIAEDILTKERADMVAIGRQLICDPFWPKKVREGRFDEVIACDSCNINCYSPAFERRLPEGAPLCKFNERVGREWEIPAPE, from the coding sequence ATGAAACTCTTCGAGCCAATCACCATCCGGGGCATGGAGGTCCCGAACAGGATTGTGTACCCCGCTATTCAGATGAATATGGGCTTGACCAATCGCCGAGCCCGGTCGTTCTACGCAGAACGCGCCAGGGGTGGTGCCGGTCTGGTTATAACGGCCAATACCGCGATAGATAACCTGGCGTGTGAGGAGTTGTGGGATGGCGCCGAAGGATTAGCTGCCTTCATCGGACGACTACGCGCGTTTGCAGACCAGGTCCATGAGGCCGGGGGTAAAATCGGTCTCCAGCTCTGGCAAGCGAACCGCTTTCCCCAGGGTCGTGGTACACAGGTCTCCAGTCAAGAGAAGTACCCGGATAGCGGCGAGCGAATAGCACCTTCGGCTAGAGAGGATATGCGCGAGTTGACTATACCGGAGATAGAGGCCATCATCTACCGGTTTGCCAAAGGGGCAAGGAATGTACGAGATGCCGGTTTCGACTGTGTTGAGCTTCACGGTGCCCATGCTTACCTCCCCTGCCAGTTCACCAATCCTGACCTGAACAGGCGCACGGACAAGTACGGTGACAGCCCGGCTGGTCGAATGCAGTTCGGTATCGACCTTGTAACCGCCGTGCGTGCATTTGTCGGTCCGGACTTCCCGGTATTGTTTCGCCTGGGAGCACTGGAGAAGGACGGAGAAATCGACGCCGATAGCATAACCTATGCCCGGGAGCTTGAGAAGGCCGGGGTGGACTGCCTGGACATCTCAACCGGTGGTTGGGGTAAGGTGCCGGTTTCTCCGGTAAAGCGGAACAAGATGGGGTCACTGGTCTATCTTGCCGAACCCATCAAGAAGGCAGTCAGCATTCCGGTAATCGCGGTGGGCAAGATAAACACCCCGGAAATTGCCGAGGACATACTGACCAAAGAACGGGCAGACATGGTGGCGATCGGGCGCCAGCTTATCTGTGACCCATTCTGGCCAAAGAAGGTGCGCGAAGGGCGGTTCGATGAGGTGATCGCCTGTGACTCCTGCAATATTAACTGCTACTCACCGGCTTTCGAACGCCGTTTGCCCGAAGGTGCTCCACTGTGTAAGTTCAACGAACGTGTTGGACGGGAATGGGAGATACCAGCTCCTGAGTAG
- a CDS encoding acetoacetate decarboxylase family protein: MPKSGRLNKKNIGFSMPVDAPLYSKPPIYYKDVEAISFTYETDEDAVLDILPEGLEINSPPTANLIFIKYPFSTLGPYDEVILGISCLWQGKPRFYIAHIVLNTDIPLAAGREIWGYPKKLAHITLEKEGDLITGTMERPRGNRICTGVIRPETPIEVVQAEPVPGMSLRVIPSPEEGEEPSLMDLVEVPPNSTTKEAWQGPGFAQYNSTSTIDPWHRIAVKKPLMAVYRRYDQILNYGKVVKRY, from the coding sequence ATGCCGAAATCAGGGCGATTGAACAAGAAGAACATCGGCTTCAGCATGCCTGTTGATGCGCCCCTGTATAGCAAGCCGCCCATCTACTACAAGGATGTGGAGGCTATCTCCTTCACCTACGAGACTGACGAAGATGCAGTGCTCGATATACTTCCGGAGGGACTGGAAATCAACTCACCGCCAACGGCCAATCTGATATTCATCAAGTACCCCTTCAGCACACTGGGTCCTTACGATGAAGTGATTCTCGGTATCAGTTGCCTGTGGCAGGGAAAACCGAGATTCTACATTGCCCATATCGTACTTAATACCGATATACCGTTGGCGGCGGGCCGGGAAATCTGGGGATATCCCAAGAAACTGGCGCATATAACGCTGGAAAAAGAAGGTGACCTGATTACGGGGACCATGGAGCGGCCGCGGGGGAACCGCATCTGCACCGGTGTCATCAGACCGGAGACACCGATAGAGGTTGTCCAGGCCGAACCGGTCCCCGGAATGTCGTTAAGGGTTATTCCCAGCCCCGAGGAAGGGGAAGAACCTTCCCTTATGGACCTGGTTGAGGTCCCTCCAAATAGCACAACTAAAGAGGCATGGCAAGGGCCCGGCTTTGCGCAGTATAATTCTACCTCCACAATCGACCCCTGGCACCGGATTGCTGTCAAGAAACCGCTGATGGCCGTGTACCGGCGCTATGACCAGATTCTTAACTACGGAAAAGTCGTAAAACGATACTAA